A region of the Bos mutus isolate GX-2022 chromosome 18, NWIPB_WYAK_1.1, whole genome shotgun sequence genome:
GCCACCctatcttcctccctcccttcagaCATGCGCCCTAAACACAACTCTCCCCTCTTTCTAGCCTGCCTTCTACAGGCTCCGCCCCTCACCGTCTAGGACCAATCCCTGGGCGAAGGGCGGGGCTGCCACGGGAGTGGGCGGTAACTAAGGGGAGTCAGGAGCCGGGAGTCGTGAGCTGGAGGCAGAACTGCGTCTCTCAACCCAGGCGCCGGTTGCTGAAGTAAAGCGGGCGAGCAATGCTGCTGCCACCGCTTCCTGATTGGCTGCGGGTGGCTCCCTCTTCTTTCTGATTGGCAGCTGGTGAACTAGGTATGTAAATGAAGGGAAGAGGCCTGGGGAAAGAGGGGTACTGGCCGCGGGGTCCTTTGGCAGGTTCGATCCCCCGGTCCGGCAGGTGCGCGCCAGGGCTGCCCGGGATCGAGGCGCACGGGCCTCTCCGTGCCGCCCGCCCCGGCCTGGCGGGTGAATCACACCGCAGCCTGGGAAGGGGGCGGAGGCGCCGGCTCCCTGGCTCCGGCTGCGTGACTcacccgcccccgccgccgccgccgcttcgGGAGGAGTAGCCTCCACTGCCTTCCGGAAGCGAGCGGAGGCCGAGAGGGCAGAACGGCCCTCCGGGGATCCCGGCCCGCACGGTCCCTGGTGGCAAGCAGAAATGACCGCGTCCCGCGGGGCACTGTAAAGAGTCCCGGGGTCTGGAGAGTCGGAATCCCCGGGGAAAGCCGGCCTGGTGCCGCCAGGGGGCGCCGGGACCGGGGGGGCGGAGTCGGGGGTGGGGGCTGAATTCCTGCGGTTCCGGACTCTCGGATCTGCTGGGAAGTAGGCAAGGACCCAGTTTTGAGTAGTGTGAGGGGGTCATTCTTGAAGTCCTCCTGAGCAAAGATCTGGGTACTGTACCCTTCAGGCTGCCTGGCTTAAAAAAGCAGGTTGGGTCAGGGGCACCCACCCTGGGGAAAGTGTGGGTCTTCAAACTTCTCTCCGTGACCCCCGTGCCCATCAGGATTTTCCGGCAAGCTTTGTCCACGCTGCCTCTCAAATAAATCCTGAAGCGACCATCTTCCTTCCATGTCCACTGCCACCTTATACTCCCAAGTCACCGTCTTCGCCCACCCCAAAGACTGCAGTAGCCTCCGAAAGGATCTCAGGGCCACTCTCCCCGCCCCTCCTCGCTCCCCCTGCTTCTTAGCAGCTAAGGGGATCTTCTGGAAACCTAATCAGTCCACAACACCACTGTCCTCCCTGCTCAAACCCCTTCAATGACTTCCCACCACACCCCCCAATAAAATCCAAGCTCCTTGCCTCTGCCTACTCTCGAACCCCCCACATCCTCCCTACTCCACCCTCAACCCCCCtactctccccaccccccgcacTGACTACAGAGTCCTTTTTTCAGCTCAAACGAATCCAGTCTCTAGgcttttctttgcctttgctGTTCTTATTCCCAGAATGCCTTCCCCCTGGTTCTTCCATGGCTGATTCTTTGTCATACTCGAGGGCTCatttcaaatgtcacctcctcaggggagccttccctgaccactctcCAGAAACTTTTAGCATTTTCCTAGCACCATCGGTACAtttcttgtgtttgtttattGTCTGATGCTATtagtagacactcagtaaatattagattAAACCATGTGAAACAACTGCTtttgtaggttaaaaaaaaaagttgaatattGGACATTTCATACTGGACATTCTCACATTGGACACTTCACATTAGCCATTTCACATAGTTCATTGAAGAAATAGATAATAATTATTATCAATAGTACTTATTTACAGGAGTAATTGCTATGTACCAGATACTGCCCAAAGtgctttttttaatctcatttattccTTAAAACAACTCTAGGAAGTAGATACAATTATCATCTATGTCTTAAAGCTTCCCCAAGAAAAcgtaggctcagagaggttaaatgctttgcccaagatcacacagtaatGGTCAGAACTTCACAATGGCTTTCCATAACTGAATGACTCTTCCCTCCCGACAGATGATGCTGAGCAAGGGCCTGAAGCGAaagcgggaggaggaggaggaggagaaggaaacccTGGCAGTGGACGCCTGGTGGCTGGATCCCAGCCACTCAGCAGTAGCTCAGGGACCCCCAGCCGTGGCCTCCAGTTCTCTCTTTGACCTTTCGGTGCTCAAGCTCCATCATAGCCTGCGGCAGAGTGAGCCGGACCTGCGGCACCTGGTGCTGGTAGTGAACACACTGCGGCGAATCCAGGCATCCATGGCACCCACGGCTGCCCTGCCACCTGTGCCCACCCCACCCACAGCCCCCAGCGTGGCTGACAACCTGCTGGCCAGCTCTGATGCTGCCCTCTCAGCCTCCATGGCCAGCCTCCTGGAGGACCTCAGCCATATTGAGGGCCTGAGCCAGGCCCCACAGCCCCTGGTAGATGAGGGGCCACTAGGCCGCTCTGCCGGGGGAGCCTCACCCAGCCTGGGCGCCTTGGACCTGCTGGGCCCAGCCACTGGCTGTCTGCTGGACGATGGGCTCGAGGGCCTGTTTGAGGACATTGACACATCCATGTATGACAGTGAACTCTGGGCACCAGTCTCTGAGGGCCACAAATCCAGCCCTGAAGATGGACCAGGCAAGGAGGTAGGTCCAGATCTGGACGAGGCTGAGCTGGACTACCTCATGGACGTGCTGGTGGGCACACAGGCGCTGGAACGACCACCAGGGCCGGGGCGTTGACCCCTCTGGGCCGGGATGTTGATCTGATGTCCAAACTGAGCCTGCTGGCTGGACCAACTCTCCTTGGAAAGACACAGCTGGCTTCCCTCCAGAGGGGCTTTGGAGAGAAAGAATCCAGTCCTGGGCAACTTCACCTCCATCCTCTTGTCTCTGACTGatggggaggggagtctgggaTTGGCCCTTGTGATGAAatggcagggcctggtggctGGAATGTGATTGGACCAGGTCCTGTGCTGAATCCCCGGAGGCACAGCCTGGTATACGTTTGCGTCGATGTGGGACGAGACCCCAACCTGTTTTTTGAAATTAAAGCCAGTCCTGGAAAGTCTGAAGTGTGTGTACTGCTTTGTTTCTGGGCCAAGGCAAGGGTGAGGGTGGTAGAAAACCTCTAACATTTATCTAGCGAGGACTGTGCACACAGCACAGTTCTAAGCACTTGACCTGTGCTAactgatttaatcctcataacaagaTGGGCatgtcattatccccattttacagttgagaaaactgaggctccaagaagTCAACTCTTAGGGAGATAAGTGTCAAACTTTACTGTTTTTTGGTCTGAGAAGCAGACCAATTAGGTCTGGAAACTGGCTCTCTAGAAAACTTCTGGAATATACTCAGTCAGGTCTCCccctgtgcctgtgtgtgtacctaatggtggtggtgggtggtggtgcaGGAGGAGCCTCGGGCcactgtttaaaaatgaaatctagaCCTTGCCTGGAGTCTACCTGTATGTCTTGGAGTGGGGGTGCAGAAGGAGCTTTCAGAATGAACCAGAAATAAAAGCACACAGCTGAAGGCTGGATGGAGCCTCTCCTCTGAGCGCAGAGAGCCAGTCCTCTGAGAAAATGGTGAAAGAAAGACTCCAgcaagttttaaataaaatccaCTCCGGATCTCAAATCTCTCTTTGGGCTAGGGATAAGGCAGCTGGGAAGCCGATTCTGAAATAAAGCCACTAAGTGCGGTGGCTTGACAGAAAGAAAGGCAAGGGATCCTGCTTTCCTTCTAGAAGAAACTCTGAGCCCCGGCGGGCTGGGGCCACCTGCCTGACAGGCCTGTGCGATAGGGCCGGCCTGAGCGCCGGGTGTCTGAGCCGCCCCCGCCGTCCAGCCGCATTCCTGGCCCGGCTGGGAGGGGCCGCACACTCAGAGGCCTGGCACGGGACCCAGGCGGCGTCCTTCCTGGCGGCCGTGGGGGCAGGGCCGCGCCCCGGGTACCGGAGGGGGGAGGGGCGCGGGGAACGCGGCATCGGGGGAGGGCGGAGGCGGGCGGGGGGAGGGACGGAGGGTGACCTGAGCCGACTGGCTGGGCCTCGGATGCGGGAAACCCCGGCAAAGGGACACTTCAAATAGTGGGGCCCGGGTGCCTCCACTCTGGCCGGAAGCTTCGGGGAGGCAGAAGCTGGGGTGGAAACGGAGGAAGGCGGGAGGgtgaagaggggagagggagggggagaggcgGGCAGCTTCGGCCGGCCTGCGGGCCTGGAAGGGGCGGGCACAGGGGAGCTTCCTGGAGGAGCGGAGGAAGTCGTGCCCATTTCTGGAAGTGGATGGGGTGGCCCCGGGAGGGGAGTGGAAATGCCCCAAAGGGAGCTGGTGCCCCAGTTCAGGGTCTTCCGGGTGCCTGACTCCAACACCTGGGGGCTCCAGCCCCTGGACAGTGGGACTCAGATTCGATTTTGACCCAGACCCAGACCTTGGGGGTAGGCTGAGCTCAGCAGTGCCCCCTGGTGCCCAGTCTGGGGGAGGGGGTCTGTCCTGTCACTACCTTAAGATTCCCTTGTGACCTGACCTGCGGTCAAGGAGTCCCCGGTGCGGGGTCAGCAATGCCTTCTGTTTACAACACCTTGAGGACCTATTTCTGATGGTGTCTCTGAGTGCCAGACTGGGGGATAATCTGTGATGCCTACTGACGCAGGCAGTCTGTCAACGATGGCCCCGTCTACCCCTGTGCCTGTTTGGTGAGGgatgctcccctctccccagtctCCGTGTACAGTTGTCCAGGTCCTGCACTGCACACAGGCTCCGTTTTGAAGGGGCTGCCACAAACGTCTCTGGCACCTGTGCTTACATATTTACGAGGACAGTTTCTCAGTAGATGGAGAAGGGGGCATGCCTTTTGCACAAAAGCAGCACATGGACTAGGTCGGTTCTGGTTCCATCCCCCTGCTGCCCTCAGGTTTATGACAGCTTGTGGCTGAGGGCCTGTGCTACTCTCCCTGTGTctgacccctggagaaggattgTGCAGCTCCCTGGCTCTGGTGTGCCCCTCCGCCCTCAGACTCAACCCCAGGAAGCCAGGCTACCTCAGCCAGCAGATTCCAGGGCCCACACCATTCCGCATGGAGCTGCCAGccctgctgctgtggctgctttTCACAGAGCCTCTGTGTGTTCCCACCATGACCCTCCCCAGGCCTGCTCCCTCCTTGGGCGTTCCCGGGGACCCCCatcacacgcacacacaacacacaacctTCTCTCCTCCAGCACCTGGGAGAACTGTCCTTGGTttccttctttcccctccccctccttccctcatTCAGCAAAGATTTACTGGTACCTACCCTACCAGATGCCCGGCTGTATGTAAAAGGCAAATCTGACCACATCTCTCCCACCCTCTGGGCCCCTCAGAATGTATCCCTTTCCTTGGGGATATGAACCCTGCCCTTTCCAAGGCTCACCTTCCACCTggtcccattcattcattcaatgaacatTTACTGGTCCCAGTGCAGAAGTCTAATGATgcttctgctgtgctgtgcttagtcactcagtcatgtccaactctttgcaaccccatggactgcagcctgccaggctcctctgtccatggggtttctccaggcaagactcctggaatgcgttgccatgccctcctccagggaatcttcccaacccagggattgagcccaagtctcccacattgcagacaggttctttaccatcagagccaccgggaaagcccctaATGGTACTTAGTCAATGATTATTGACCCAATAAGCTATAccgggggtcttccctggtggtccaggggttaagactacATGCTTCTGTTGTGGCCGAagtcttggctttctctgcccactgAAGCTGAATAAAAGATACAGAGACAGAGTCTAGAGGAAATGGACAAGTATCTTTAATCCTCAGCCGGCAGAGGGGAGAACTCAGTAGGCTCATGCTTCAGAGAACTGTGTCCTTGAAGTCCAGATTCCCCTTCCAGGAAGAATCTGGGGAGTTCTATAAGACAAGGGCTCACAGTCAGGGGTCAGTGATGAGAAAGGTATAAGGGACTTGTGTTCTTCTTGCTCTTGCATTGTTTCAGAAACAGTCATAGGCTGGCATCAGGTAGCCCAGTAATTGGATCTGGCAGGCGGGTCAGGTCCACTGTCTTTTATGTGTGGCATTCTCTATAtaatgcaaaaagagaaaaaactatgAGGGGTCGTCTGTGAAGAGAGTGCTGTAAAGGTGAGCACCAGATACAGAATGTAATTAGCACAGAGTCAAAGGATAATAGTTGCAAAATGTAGCTCCTGCCAagttagggggcagaaaagcaaacttagttacagaATACAGATTAGAACAGTTACAGTAAAAACTAGGAGTGATCAGGCCTGCTTattgttctctttatctttgttctaaggaaagaagagaagcactcattccccctttttttccttttcactgcaacacttccaatgcaggggacacaggtttgtgccctggttggggaactaagatcacacatgctgtgagatgcagtcaaaaaaaaaaaaaaaaaaaatggattgtgTTAAAAGCCAGGCCACATATATTTTGCCATTCTGTGGCTGTGTGACCCTAGGCAAGGTActcaacttctctgggcctcagagtcCTCATCTGTAAGCTGGGACAGTAAGTGTGGCCACCTCGAAGGGCTATTGTTCTGAGGGGAGAGTGTTCTAGGCAGAAGGATGTGCAAAGGTAAGGGAGTGAGGGACCCTACAACCTTTTCAGGGATCTGTAAGCTTCTGAGTTTGATTGGGAAGAAGGGGAAAGCAGTAAGGTAAGTGATGGAGCTGGAGGGGTTGGTAGGGACCAGGGCACACAGGCCCTGGCTGGGAGACTTTACTCTGAAGGTGCTAGGGTAAAGGAATCTAGGAATAAATGGATCTGTCTGGCTGCCTTGTGTACCAGGGGGTGGGAGGTGATACAGGAGGCCAGGAGCCGAGGGGAGGCCATAGAGGGACAGATCAGCcttggagaggggaggggaggggaaggcagagcTACCAGAGAGGACAGCTTGTAGGAGCAACGAGCTGCAGTGGAGGACGGGCCTAGGACAAGATCCAGGGCTCTAGCCTGGGAACCTGGGGCTACTCTACGATGGTGACCAGGTCTGGGGTTgacactgaggccagagagggacACCCTGTGGGTGCAGGGGACTAGGGGGACACTCAGGGGCAGGTATCCAGgcagctgcccccacccccaaaccccggggactggagatcagtagagaggGCAGGGGACAGGAGCAGGCATAAaggatgggggtgagggaggTAGTTTCCCTGGGCTGCACTGGGTGGGACCTGACTCCTGCATGGCTCAgatgg
Encoded here:
- the SERTAD1 gene encoding SERTA domain-containing protein 1, which codes for MMLSKGLKRKREEEEEEKETLAVDAWWLDPSHSAVAQGPPAVASSSLFDLSVLKLHHSLRQSEPDLRHLVLVVNTLRRIQASMAPTAALPPVPTPPTAPSVADNLLASSDAALSASMASLLEDLSHIEGLSQAPQPLVDEGPLGRSAGGASPSLGALDLLGPATGCLLDDGLEGLFEDIDTSMYDSELWAPVSEGHKSSPEDGPGKEVGPDLDEAELDYLMDVLVGTQALERPPGPGR